The DNA window CGCTAAAGGGGATACCTGCCCGGACAAGCTCGAGCACCGCGTAGACAGGGATTCTCGTACCTTCGATGCATGGTTGTCCGAAGTGAACAGTCGGGTCTACCACGATTCGCCTTGCCATTGTTCACACCTCCGCATCTATTATACGGCAAACGGAATGGTCGGTGCAGTTAGCAGGGAAGGACGGGCAGGTCCCGGCGTCGAAGACTCACTACAACTTCAGTAGACAGTACATACAAATGCGCACCCGAGTTCGCGACGAACGTTATATCGCATGGCTCTTTTTGCTGCCGAACTTTCTGGGCTTCGCGATATTCACCGCGGGGCCCGTGCTGTTTTCGCTCGTGGTCAGCTTCAGCAACTGGAACCTGCAGCGCACAGTGCCCTTCCTGTGGATCGGCTTCGAAAACTACCTTGAGCTGATGCGTGACCAGCAGTTCTGGCTCTATTTCATCAACACGCTCTACCTGATGCTGGGAATGCCGGTGGCGATTGCGGGGTCGCTGGCGCTGGCGCTCCTGCTCAGCCAGAAACTGCGCGGCATTGTCCTCTACCGCACTCTCTTTTACCTGCCCAGCATCACCAGCGGTGTCGCGCTGATGATACTCTGGAAGGCGCTGTACAACCCCGACTTTGGTCCCATCAATGCAGTCATCCACACAGTGAGCCAGACGCTGGGACTGGACGTGAAAGCGCCGCAGTGGTTGCTGTCCACTGCCAACCTGCTGGGGCTGGATGTGGAACAGGTGCGCCTCACTGCCAAACAGTTCGGACTGGGCGCACGCGACGCACTCATCATCATGGGTATCTGGATTGCTATCGGCGGTAATAACATGTTGCTCTATCTCGCCGCGCTGACCAACGTGCCGCAGGAGCTCATCGAAGCGGCGCAGCTGGACGGCGCGGGCAAGTGGTCGGTGTTTCGCAACGTCACCTGGCCGCAACTCGCACCGACCACCTTCTTCATCGTGGTGATGAGCTTCATCGGGGGGCTGCAGGGCGGCTTCGAGCAGGCGCGGGTCATGACGGGTGGCGGACCCGCAGGCACCACCACCACCCTGACCTACTACATCTACACCAAAGCCTTCGAAGAGTTTCAGATTGGCTACGCCTCAGCCATCTCGTGGATACTGTTTGCCATTATCTTCGTGGTCACACTCATTAACTGGAAGTTTGGCGCGAAGGAGGTCAGCTACTGATTGAGGGAGGTATGATGCTGAACACAGAAGCCGTTCAAAAACCTTCGCCGCTGGCGGTGTGGTGGAATCGGGTGGGCAAGGGGATTGCCAGCCACCTGATTCTGACGCTCATCGCGCTGACCACGCTCGCGCCGTTTGTGTGGATGGTACTTGCCAGCTTCAAACCGCTGGAAGAGGTCGAGCAGATAAACCCGCTGCCCAGCGTGTGGCATCCCGAAAACTACGCGAAGGTGTTCGAGCAAATCCCCTTCGCCCGCTACTACTTCAACAGTGTGTTCATCGCGGCGTGGGTGACCTTCCTGCAGTGCCTGACGAGTGCGATGGCGGCGTACGCCTTCGCCCGCCTGCAGTGGAAAGGGCGCGATGCGGTGTTTCGGCTGTATCTCGCCACGCTGATGATCCCGGGCGTGGTGACGATGATTCCCAACTACACACTGATGGTGTGGCTGCACCTGCTGGATTCCTACGTCGGGTTGATTGTGCCTGCGGCGTTCAGCGCGTTCGGTACCTTCCTGCTAAGGCAGTTCATGCTGACCATCCCGCCCTCGCTGGACGAGGCGGCGAAGATCGACGGCGCAACCCACTGGCAAATCTTCTGGGACATCATCATGCCCCTCTCCCGCGCGGGCTTGATCACACTGGCGATTTTCACCTTCATGGGCAACTACGGCTCGTTCTTCTGGCCGCTCATCCTGATTAAAAGCGAACACCTGCGCACCCTGCCCATCGGCATGTTGTACTTTGACACCAACTACGGCAGGCAGACCAACCTCATCATGGCGGCAAGCGTCATGAACATCATCCCGCTGGTCATCCTGTTCGTGGTGTCGCAACGGTTT is part of the Bacillota bacterium genome and encodes:
- a CDS encoding carbohydrate ABC transporter permease → MMLNTEAVQKPSPLAVWWNRVGKGIASHLILTLIALTTLAPFVWMVLASFKPLEEVEQINPLPSVWHPENYAKVFEQIPFARYYFNSVFIAAWVTFLQCLTSAMAAYAFARLQWKGRDAVFRLYLATLMIPGVVTMIPNYTLMVWLHLLDSYVGLIVPAAFSAFGTFLLRQFMLTIPPSLDEAAKIDGATHWQIFWDIIMPLSRAGLITLAIFTFMGNYGSFFWPLILIKSEHLRTLPIGMLYFDTNYGRQTNLIMAASVMNIIPLVILFVVSQRFLVRGVQLGAVKG
- a CDS encoding sugar ABC transporter permease, translating into MRTRVRDERYIAWLFLLPNFLGFAIFTAGPVLFSLVVSFSNWNLQRTVPFLWIGFENYLELMRDQQFWLYFINTLYLMLGMPVAIAGSLALALLLSQKLRGIVLYRTLFYLPSITSGVALMILWKALYNPDFGPINAVIHTVSQTLGLDVKAPQWLLSTANLLGLDVEQVRLTAKQFGLGARDALIIMGIWIAIGGNNMLLYLAALTNVPQELIEAAQLDGAGKWSVFRNVTWPQLAPTTFFIVVMSFIGGLQGGFEQARVMTGGGPAGTTTTLTYYIYTKAFEEFQIGYASAISWILFAIIFVVTLINWKFGAKEVSY